The DNA sequence TGCTGCTGCTAAAAGACCCATTATAAATTTCCTCCTTAGGATTGTATAAAATAATATAGTGTTTGAATGTTTTGTTCATAGAATGAACAGGTATATATTAATGGTCAGAGCTCACTTTATGGGAGAGATAAACCATTGTTAACATACAGAAAATAAATGCCTGGATCGCGCCGACAAATATTGAGAACCCTTGCCATGCAAGCATTGGTACAATCGCGGCCAGATGTCCGACCCACCCTGTTGCCAGGCTTCCGGCAATCAGTGTCAGCAGGATTTCACCCGCATAGATGTTACCATAAAGACGAAGGCCGAGTGTAAGCGTGTTGGCAAACTCCTCGATGATCTTGATCGGGAACATGAACCAGAATGGACGGAAAAATTCTTTTCCGTATTCCCCTACTCCCCGAAGCTTTACACCGTAATAGTGCGACAATCCAACCACCATAACTGCCAAAGTCAGCGTTACGGCAGGGTCTGCTGTAGGCGATTTCCACCATAATTGGTCATTGATGACCACGGAGAACGGAAGCCCCAGCATATTTGAAACAAAAACATACATAATAATGGTGATTC is a window from the Bacillus infantis NRRL B-14911 genome containing:
- the atpB gene encoding F0F1 ATP synthase subunit A produces the protein MHHEAPIVEFLGLNFNLANMLMITVASAIVFIIAVLSTRTLAMKPTGMQNFFEWVMDFVKNIINSTMDWKDGGRFHILGITIIMYVFVSNMLGLPFSVVINDQLWWKSPTADPAVTLTLAVMVVGLSHYYGVKLRGVGEYGKEFFRPFWFMFPIKIIEEFANTLTLGLRLYGNIYAGEILLTLIAGSLATGWVGHLAAIVPMLAWQGFSIFVGAIQAFIFCMLTMVYLSHKVSSDH